The following nucleotide sequence is from Centropristis striata isolate RG_2023a ecotype Rhode Island chromosome 7, C.striata_1.0, whole genome shotgun sequence.
cacaaaaatgcTTTGCATTGTATTCCTTCATATGAAAATATAAGCAAGTGTATCGtacaattgttttttatttttcctttttttgtttattaataCTGAATATTAATACTAGATCCAGAGTTTTCTTGATTACACTAACGCAGCTCTTAGATCAAAGGGTGGTCCTCGCTCGGCTCCGTTCTTTAAGGGGAGCGCTTAAATCATCAAAGGTTCCACACGTCTAGCATTGGGTCTGCCTGTTTACCTGTACAATCCTTCAAATGTTGCATAATAGCTTTTCATTTAGTGAGTAAATAAATCTTGTAATGTCTGGCAACTTTTGACCCCTGCCCTTCCCCCCTTGACCCTCTATTTACATAAATACGTTGAACCTGCAACATGACATCATCTAATGTTAACACACATTTTTGCAAGGGAGAACTGCAGAGAAGGTATATAGCAATGAAACTGACACTGTACACATGTATTGTTTGTCCAACTCAAGTGCTAAGGTGTTTTCCATTGGACACACTCACTCTcatgttaatgttattttttttcgttttttttttctctagtCACTGATATATCGCTGAGGCAAAGTGTAAGTACGTTTTATGAAACAGAGtacctgactattttttttgtttatttgttgatatgcatatatgtacacatacacacacgtgtAAAGATATATGCATATGTGATTCTTTTTATCCACACACAATACAATTTATGCATAGTTCCCCAACAAAAATACCCCCAGATCCCATCCCAACCAACACCCACCCTCCCAAACCCCCATTACAACACCCCACTGGTTTATAATAtgtcaatatgtatagcacacacactcagcaaaaagaaaataaaaaaggaaaagaaattacaaacatatttttgaaaAGGGCTGtcccttttctttccttcagCGTTAAAGAGATAAAAGGAGAGAGAGGCCATGGGGTTGGGTGGTGAGTGACTCGTGATATCGAGTGAGAGGAGCAAGAGGAGGGAGCTGACTTTGGGGGGCATCGTAACGCTGCGTTGTCGGGGGGCTCAGGGCAACTCGGGGCACTGCCGGGGAAAGGACAGAGCTATCATGTCGCCCATCCTTCTGACAGGCGCACCCGTTTGATGGAGGGGCTCTCGCGCTCGTCCAGGGCGGGCCGAGCCAGTCCCAGAGGTGAGTGGAACTCATTCCTGTGCTCATCACGGTCGCTGCCCTCGTGGGAGCTGCTACAACTGCTCAGGCTATCAACAGGGGAGCGTCCCGAGTCCTGGCGGGACGAGGGGTTCTGGGGAGGTGGTACCCCACCGTAGCCCCCTGTGCTGCTGGTGCGATCTCTAGGAGGAGAAACAGGTTCGGACTTGATGTGCAGGCTTTGAGCAGAGGGCAGGGAGAGATTTGAACCCTGACATAAGTGAGAGCTAGAGCAATTTCTGTAGGAAGGAAGGGAAACGCAAAGGGGTTACAGAGTTATAGAGCAAGAAACAAAGTGATTTTAAAGTCAGTCTGTTGCATGCAAGCATGCGTACACACTCATATTCATGAAAACGGGGAGGTGTGATATTTGTGTTGGTCCTTGCAAGTGAAAGttgaaaaacagtgaaggaCTCTTGGCGTATCAAAAAATAATCTCCAGTGATTTATGTGTTACACCATGCATTTCACAGCAACACAACACCTCAAATTAAGATCAGGGCACTTACCCTAGCTGGCCGAGGGCTGAATGCTGCATGTTCTGAAGGTGTTGCTGTTGCCACCCACTCATTGAGCCGAGGTGAAGGGAGCTGCCGCTGTTGAAGCCAGACAGGGAGGACAGGTCTGCACTATTCAGGGAATACtctgtgtacacacacattgtcaaaaggaagaggaggatgaagattAGAGCTCGTTCAAAGAAGTTCCATCAAAGTTGCAAAGAGAATGCAGCTCTGATAAATGCTGCTGTGATGTTACAtgaatgtgttgtgtgtttgttggtgtGATAATAGCCCCCTCTGCTGTTAGAATGTCATATAACACTTACAGTTGGCAAGGGGGTTTCAAAAGCAACATGTATACTTGAAATTAGTCACTATTTCACATCAGGATTGTTgtttccataaaaaaaaacaatattattgcaACATCTATAGAAAGGGAGTCTCTAACATAAGTGTACAAAAGcagacaaaaagaagaaatgaaaatgattcaagaaagtctggattatttaaacaataaaatcatgACTAGTATTAACATGATaccaacattttattattattttttaaatatcctggttatcatcattatcagtCAAATactattgttttattgatttgttgGGCTGTTTTGGTATTTTATAGGGTAACCAAAACAATATTACATTATCTACAACCTATATGAGGTCATTACAAAGAATATGTTAATGGTCAAATGGGAATTTAATGTATAAAGATCACACAGTACATACCGGTACCATAAGAAGTAGAGATGGCAGATGGGTAACCGCCCATGCCTTGTCCTGGTAGAGTGGGAGTTGCTACTGATACCACAGGGGTGGCCAATGACTGAGCAGACTGGGAGTTGTTTATTCTCTGGTTCTGTGACAGGGGAAGGGAAGAcacagagagcaagagagatgGGAGAGACTTGAGAACATGAAATCAACTcccagacaaaacaaacaaaaaactgcaataaaccaagaaagttttttttctcctttcatttctttctttcactcaaCAGATGCTGAGAGAATGAATGTGATGCCAACTTCTGGGGAAATTAATCACTTGACATGCGGCACGGCTGAACCCTGCCAACCCTATCATTTACCACCCTTTCCGAGGGCCCACTGTCGCTATAGTAACACCATCGGTCTCCAAGGCAACGCAGGGTAGCGACGGCAAGGGAGAGGCACTTTACTGTAACAGAGGGGAGGGTTTGGCAGAAAATAATGGAGGTTTGAAGCAAAATGAAAGAGTAGTCTTTTGTTGCCCTTCATTTCTGCATTCTGAGTAATAAAGGCTGTGAGCTGTACGTGTACGGCGCAAGACGCTATACGCAAGTGAAAAGATGAAAAGGAAGGAGGGGAGGAGTAGACACACAAGGGCtgaggaagaaaagagaaaaaggccAGGCTGCTTTTACTCTGACACACCACTGGATGGCACTATGTGCCCTCACAAAATGTCATGAGAGGTGACATTGGAGCCTTCAGCAGAGTCAGCAACAATAAAGGTGAAAGTTTCTCTGGAGTCAGGAACACTTTTCTCAAAAACGCTGTTTCTGACTGTAATATTCTCagtggtgaaaaaaataaaaagaaagaatgcAAATGAAGACTTCAGACTCAGGTGACTGCAGCACTCTCATTTCTAAGGCATATTTTGCTCTCAAGAATGACAGTTTTTCATCAGAAAACCTTTAAAGTTTCTTAATTCTTAAGGCCCTTTTAGGGTTGTTTTGATTTCTACATCTAAGTGGCAGTCTGACTTACCAATAGCAGATCGACATCCTCAGACTGACGGCATTAAAAGGGGAGGGTAATAAATTCAAATTAGTGAGTGTAAGTGAGAATATTGAAGTGGTGGCTAAGTTTGCATCTAGGGATTCGGCTGCTTAAGGATTCACAACTAGTGTGAAAAGAGGATGCTAAGATCTACTGTAACTATAATAATTTAACACGCCTTAttgaaaggagaggaaaaagaaataTCAGGGACTAATGTttacgcacacagacacagcagaCGAAATATATCTGACAGTATATCAGACTTGGgccaaaagtacatttttaagaaCAGTGTTCGTTTAAGAAGCTGAAGAAGGCTCatgggaaaacaaaaaaaaatgtcatgtgcCAAAGTCTTATCACAAACATAACCTCATCAACCCAAGTCTGATATGAAGAGATGAGAGAGGCAGAGGGGACATGAAAGGAAATCaacaatagcaaaaaaaaaacccaacagaccCCCCTATAGATAGGAAGGTATACAATAGGACAAGAAAACTCACAATGGAGGGCATGTTGTTCTTGGAGCCAGGAGGGATGAGCACGCGCAGGTCAGGTTTACGGTTGTTCATGCCTAAGTTCATGGGCGGAGGAGATTTAGCCTGCATGTTCTTGTTCATGCCACCTGGTGAGACCAGCAAACCTGGCGAGTTGCGGTGGTTCCCGTATCCATTTCCTGTGAGAGCAAAGAAAGGTGGgggagagagaagcagagaaacattaaatatactttaatgatacttgaaaaaaagacagcTATACGTTATTAAACCTGTTTCAAAAGTTTAATTAATCTTGAAAACCCTGCTGTTTATAAAAGCGTTGCCTAATGAAGAACTACAGGAATCCATTTTCACCTTGTGCTCTTTTTCTGTGACTGTCTGTTTCATCTCCACTTCCTGTGGTAGATATTTTATTAGCTCACCAGTCTGAAGAGACTTGTAAATGGTGTTTTATGAAAGTGGCGCACACTGCCAGGGCAGATAATCAAACAAGCGTACCGTTGTTGCCTTGATGATAGCCACTGTTTGCTTGGCAGTCATACAATGGGGGCACCCACTTAAGAGAGGACCTCACCCTCCACCTCTGTCACTGTCAGTTAAGGCTACATGTGCCCTACAACAGCCAGTGAATCGTGTAAAAACATCTAATTACGGGTAGCAAGACCACAGAGGGATGGGACCCATCATTTGGCCATCAGAGCTAAACACATGTGTGGTTCCTCCAGACAAAGACCCTGCCTTGGGGTTGCCACCAGATCTGCATTCCCCTAAATACGGAGAGCCAAGTGCAGCACCCATTTCCTCCTCAAAAGCCGGTGGGGCCAAATCCCGGcaacttcattaaaaaaaatgagagtGAAGCATTCTTGCAAGTAACATAGTCTTTGTTTCTAACCCAATCCCGCAGGCTGTTTTTCCCCTTActtctccttccttcttccaaGGGGTAGAACACAGGGCACTGTGTGGACGTTCCCACTTGAAAGACGGGCAGGAATTATACGTTAGACATAAATGAATTTCCTAATCATATACTCCAGGGGAAAATGAGTCGCAGATGTCTTCCTGGGCAATTTCCCTTGCTGATCTTTGTTTAATTTGAGAGCGAGGTTTTTGTTGTTTGGAAATGAAAAGTCTCAAAAGCTCAATTTGAACAATCTGAAGAGTAAACGACCGCTAGCGGTGAGAGAAAATGAGGCCGTCTGACAGAGAACGAGAAAAACAGTGTGTGACTGctggagtgtgtatgtgtttgtgcctCTGCTGGCACGTGTGATGTGTGAGCATGTACAAGTTGATGTTAACAACATAGactttgtgtgttattgtgtgttttgctgCATACAATTTTGCATGTGCATGATTCTACATAAGCACAATTTTTCTGTCACACTGAGCGTACAGTGTAACTTTAGCTTACATGCTGTATGACTGCTTATGCACGAGCCATGCATATGGATGcacgtgtgtgttttgtattggaCCCTCTTAGTTCCAGTGTCAATCTCGCATTAGCAAAGAGGCAGCTGCCTCTTCAGTTTTCCCGCTCTCTCATTCTCATGGCTGGCCCTTTGTGAGATTGAGTGGGTGCATGTGGAGATAGATGAATgagacctcacacacacataaaacacacacacacaccacgcatacacacactttAGTAAATAACCCAGCAGGAAGTACATCAGTGTTTCTGTacagatgaataaaaaaagtgacTGAGCTATAGAGAGACATTAATACACACTTCGGTCAAGATGACACAGACTTCATTTTGGTGACAGTTAATCAGACATCTGTGTATTGCCACCCTGTGGAGATGGCTGCAGTCCAGTCAATTATCTGCTAGATGACTATGATCATGAGTGGCATAGGCCAGTCCTTAAGCActtcaaaagtaaaatcatTGGCTAATTAAGCTAATGAAGCGAGAGCTGCGACTCAAATCTTTCTATTCTGTAGCTTTATCACCCTGATTTTAGGACAGTTGCATTCAATAAGGACACATTTGGCTCAAACTATCACATCAGCTGAAGACATGATATTGAAAGTTCATTTCCACTCTCCTCTTCTGATGCTCTGCATGGTCGAGCTGCGGCGCAGGCTGGCGTCAACCGTTTACAGGAAGTACCAAAATTAAACACAGCCCAGCCAGGAGTCTGTTTTGCTGCTGTATAAAAGTCACACATAGAGAAAAACATCTGATCTGAGATGTAGATAAACAGCTTTTTACTCTTTCTTAGGTGCGGCAGGGGCAGCTGAGGTCAGAGCTAAAGGATTGCAATCAGTCTCCATAGGTGTCATGGTTACAACTTATCACACCTCGAGATCCATTTGTTTGACAAgagttctctctttctctttctttcgcacacacacacacacacacacacacacacacacacagacatacacagacacacagacacacacacacacacacacacacacacacaaagaagagGTGTGGTTAAACTCATGTACATTTTACTGTTACTGAACAAATTTCTGATGTCCTGTTGTGGTCTAACAGGCGTGCTCCATTCTATTCCccatcacacacactcttccGTTGCGGTTTGGCCAAATGTGCATTCACCCCTGAATTCTCCAACTGAACTAAGGTGTCACACTCACGCTTAAAACTTGTACAGTTGGTGTGAGGTGCTGCCAAGATTGAGACACACGTTGTTTTAATCTAATGAACCTGACTTGTTGTCAGTTTTCGCCTGTGTGCTTTTTagcttgtatttctgtgtgataTTGACCAGAGATGTCTTAAAGATGTATGCAACTTATTTGAGGGAGTAATTGGTGTTTGATCAAGGTTGAAAGGTGACGAGAGTCATTTGTTAAATCCTTGCACTGGTTTGGTGAGCAGAGTGCTGATTGGAGCATTGATGACAGCTACATAATTGCACAAATGGAGGTACCAAGCTGGGGCCTTGGTCCGGAGCTCTCTTCATCAGCTCgttttctctccctcactcACGTTTTGCCTCTTTCCTCAGCTCCACTTTCTTCTCGGCAGCAAAGTAGTTGACAGATTTAACACATACTCTATATAAATGAGCGAACGCGCGCATGTACTTCCCACAATATTTCCATAGAAAAGATATGATGATTCAGCCGTTCAGTAACATGCCCTATTTGCACTGGACTAGAATTACCTGGGGACCCTGTGTGATTTAGACTCCCCCCCATGTCTGGGTTTCATGCGGCGTATTTGCACAAGATAAACAAaaagtttg
It contains:
- the mef2cb gene encoding myocyte enhancer factor 2cb isoform X4, which translates into the protein MGRKKIQITRIMDERNRQVTFTKRKFGLMKKAYELSVLCDCEIALIIFNSTNKLFQYASTDMDKVLLKYTEYNEPHESRTNSDIVETLRKKGLNGCDSPDPDADDSVGHSPESEDKYRKINEDIDLMISRQRLCAVPPSNYDMSVSIPVSNQNNLIYSHPGGSLGNHNLLPLAHHGLQRNSMSPGVTHRPPSAGGLMGADLTTGAGTSAGNGYGNHRNSPGLLVSPGGMNKNMQAKSPPPMNLGMNNRKPDLRVLIPPGSKNNMPSINQRINNSQSAQSLATPVVSVATPTLPGQGMGGYPSAISTSYGTEYSLNSADLSSLSGFNSGSSLHLGSMSGWQQQHLQNMQHSALGQLGNCSSSHLCQGSNLSLPSAQSLHIKSEPVSPPRDRTSSTGGYGGVPPPQNPSSRQDSGRSPVDSLSSCSSSHEGSDRDEHRNEFHSPLGLARPALDERESPSIKRVRLSEGWAT
- the mef2cb gene encoding myocyte enhancer factor 2cb isoform X3, whose translation is MGRKKIQITRIMDERNRQVTFTKRKFGLMKKAYELSVLCDCEIALIIFNSTNKLFQYASTDMDKVLLKYTEYNEPHESRTNSDIVETLRKKGLNGCDSPDPDADDSVGHSPESEDKYRKINEDIDLMISRQRLCQAVPPSNYDMSVSIPVSNQNNLIYSHPGGSLGNHNLLPLAHHGLQRNSMSPGVTHRPPSAGGLMGADLTTGAGTSAGNGYGNHRNSPGLLVSPGGMNKNMQAKSPPPMNLGMNNRKPDLRVLIPPGSKNNMPSINQRINNSQSAQSLATPVVSVATPTLPGQGMGGYPSAISTSYGTEYSLNSADLSSLSGFNSGSSLHLGSMSGWQQQHLQNMQHSALGQLGNCSSSHLCQGSNLSLPSAQSLHIKSEPVSPPRDRTSSTGGYGGVPPPQNPSSRQDSGRSPVDSLSSCSSSHEGSDRDEHRNEFHSPLGLARPALDERESPSIKRVRLSEGWAT
- the mef2cb gene encoding myocyte enhancer factor 2cb isoform X5, with the translated sequence MGRKKIQITRIMDERNRQVTFTKRKFGLMKKAYELSVLCDCEIALIIFNSTNKLFQYASTDMDKVLLKYTEYNEPHESRTNSDIVEQAVPPSNYDMSVSIPVSNQNNLIYSHPGGSLGNHNLLPLAHHGLQRNSMSPGVTHRPPSAGNAGGLMGADLTTGAGTSAGNGYGNHRNSPGLLVSPGGMNKNMQAKSPPPMNLGMNNRKPDLRVLIPPGSKNNMPSINQRINNSQSAQSLATPVVSVATPTLPGQGMGGYPSAISTSYGTEYSLNSADLSSLSGFNSGSSLHLGSMSGWQQQHLQNMQHSALGQLGNCSSSHLCQGSNLSLPSAQSLHIKSEPVSPPRDRTSSTGGYGGVPPPQNPSSRQDSGRSPVDSLSSCSSSHEGSDRDEHRNEFHSPLGLARPALDERESPSIKRVRLSEGWAT
- the mef2cb gene encoding myocyte enhancer factor 2cb isoform X2; protein product: MGRKKIQITRIMDERNRQVTFTKRKFGLMKKAYELSVLCDCEIALIIFNSTNKLFQYASTDMDKVLLKYTEYNEPHESRTNSDIVETLRKKGLNGCDSPDPDADDSVGHSPESEDKYRKINEDIDLMISRQRLCAVPPSNYDMSVSIPVSNQNNLIYSHPGGSLGNHNLLPLAHHGLQRNSMSPGVTHRPPSAGNAGGLMGADLTTGAGTSAGNGYGNHRNSPGLLVSPGGMNKNMQAKSPPPMNLGMNNRKPDLRVLIPPGSKNNMPSINQRINNSQSAQSLATPVVSVATPTLPGQGMGGYPSAISTSYGTEYSLNSADLSSLSGFNSGSSLHLGSMSGWQQQHLQNMQHSALGQLGNCSSSHLCQGSNLSLPSAQSLHIKSEPVSPPRDRTSSTGGYGGVPPPQNPSSRQDSGRSPVDSLSSCSSSHEGSDRDEHRNEFHSPLGLARPALDERESPSIKRVRLSEGWAT
- the mef2cb gene encoding myocyte enhancer factor 2cb isoform X1, with the protein product MGRKKIQITRIMDERNRQVTFTKRKFGLMKKAYELSVLCDCEIALIIFNSTNKLFQYASTDMDKVLLKYTEYNEPHESRTNSDIVETLRKKGLNGCDSPDPDADDSVGHSPESEDKYRKINEDIDLMISRQRLCQAVPPSNYDMSVSIPVSNQNNLIYSHPGGSLGNHNLLPLAHHGLQRNSMSPGVTHRPPSAGNAGGLMGADLTTGAGTSAGNGYGNHRNSPGLLVSPGGMNKNMQAKSPPPMNLGMNNRKPDLRVLIPPGSKNNMPSINQRINNSQSAQSLATPVVSVATPTLPGQGMGGYPSAISTSYGTEYSLNSADLSSLSGFNSGSSLHLGSMSGWQQQHLQNMQHSALGQLGNCSSSHLCQGSNLSLPSAQSLHIKSEPVSPPRDRTSSTGGYGGVPPPQNPSSRQDSGRSPVDSLSSCSSSHEGSDRDEHRNEFHSPLGLARPALDERESPSIKRVRLSEGWAT